CGTGTACAGCTTGCCATCAGAGTACGTGCCCGCGCCGCCCTCCCCGAAACAGTAGTTAGAATCGGGGTTTACGATATGTCTGACATTGATATTCTTGATGTCTTTGATACGCGCTTTCACATCCTTACCGCGCTCGAGTACGATGGGTTTATAACCCAGCTCAATAAGGCGCAGCGCAGCGAAAAGTCCGGCAGGTCCTGAGCCGATTACGATGATTTCTTCGGCATTGCGCACATTCTGATAGTCGGGCAGGCTGATGATGCTTTCCCTGAAAGGTTCCTTATGCCAAACCCGCACTGCAAGCTGCACCATCACCTGCCTTTTTCGGGCATCAATTGAGCGGCGAACAATCTCCACCTGCGTCAGTTCTCCCGCCGGCAGCTTTAGCTTAGCGGCGGCATAGGCTTTAAGAGCTTCCGGACTGTATGCGGTTTCGGGCTTAACCCTGATTTGTAAATCGTGGACCATATCTTAACTGTTTCCGTGTTTCCTGTCAGTTCCAAAGATACGGTATTGAATGGGCAGGAATATCTCTTTATTAGACGGTCGTATGCATCCAAATAAAAAACTTCCCCACTTGTCCCGAAAGGCTGCGCAGCCCCCGCATTGCTGCGCAAGACTTTCAGACACCATTCCTCCGGGCATACCCTTGTTGTTCCCAAAAGCTGTAACCTATCATTTCAATCACTTAGTCCGCTATGTTTTAAATCATTCGGTATCGATACACCCGGGAATAATGCGGTAATACAGCTTCAAATATTTATGCAAATGAAAAAGAGAATGGCTATAATAACAGGTACATTAAGGTTACAAATAACCTCCTCTTATTTTTTGATTCCGGACTACATCCTTTTTGTATGTGCTAAAACCGGGCAGCTCCATTTAAGTTAATTATTTCCCATTTATGCCATCGGAAGCCCAATTACGCAATTTGTGTTATCAGGTCATTCAGAAAGACGTTGTCTTTTTTGACCTTATTACCCGACGGGAGACCATGGGTTTTGGGCTATGGCATTTTAACGGTGACCACAGCGACTTTTGGCTTAGTCCCCCGGTTCAGGATGCACTTGAAGCTGCCGGATCAATCCGGGATGTTATTGAAATGCGGGTAAGCCAAATTGTTTCTGAAACCACATACAGCAACAGGTCAGGCCCTCACAGTCCGGAAACCCTCCTCCCCTTTGAAATAGACCTGCAGGAACTGATCAACGACCGGATCAGCATTACCGGACTTCTGCGAAAAGCTGCCATACCCGATACGGAAGGCGAGTTTGTGTTTGTGCTTTTCAATCACCTTGAAGGCTATAAAGGCGCTGTACGCACCATGCAGCAGCTTTACCGCAGCAAAAAAATGCTGGATCAGATCAGTCAGGTTTCCCGGGTTGGGGGCTGGGAAATCGATCTGGTGCGCAATCGCATGACCTGGTCAAAAGTTACGCGTGAAATCCACGAAGTGGACGAGACCTTCCGGCCCACAGCTGAGAGTATCGTACAGTTTTATAAAGAAGGCGAAAACCGGGAGCTGTTGCGGCAGCTCAGTTTTGACGCCATGAAATACGGCCGCTCTCTCGATCACGATTTTCAGATCATCACCACAAGGGGCAGGGAAATCTGGATACGCGTCATTGCCTACTCAGAATTCAGAAACGGAAAATGCGTGCGCCTGTACGGCACCATTCAGGATGTGGATTCGGAAAAGAAAGCTGCCCTTGAGCTGGTTGAATCCAAAAAACAGGCAGAAGCTGCCAATGTGGCCAAGTCAGAATTTCTGGCCAACATGAGCCACGAAATCCGCACCCCCCTCAACAGCATCATCGGCTTTTCAGAGCTGTTACTGCAAAGCAATCTTGATGAAGTACAGCAGCAATACCTGGATTCCGTGCATAATTCCGGGGTCGTGCTTCTCGAACTCATCAACGACATCCTCGATTTTTCCAAGATAGAAGCAGGCAAGCTCGAGCTGTATATCGAGAAAACAGACTTTGTGGAAATGTGCGAACAGATTGCGGATATTCTGCGCTTCCGCATCGCTAAAAGCAACCTCGAGTTTCTGTTGAATCTCGACGGTAAGCTCCCGTCCTTTGTTTGGGCAGATGCCGTTCGGCTCAAACAGGTCGTCATCAACCTTCTGGGCAACGCCGCAAAATTTACAGAAAAAGGTGAAATTGAATTTTCCGTTAAAGTGCTTGAAATGCAGACGCCCGCTGACGGCCTGCAAACCATAAGCCTGCGTTTCGAAGTCCGCGATACCGGCATCGGGATCCCAAGCGCGAAGCAAAACCGCATTTTCGACGCCTTCTCACAGGCAGATGGCTCTACGACCCGCAAATACGGCGGCACCGGCCTCGGACTTGCGATATCCAACAGCCTCCTCCAGCTCATGGATAGCCGGCTCAACCTGGAAAGTGAAGAAGGGCAGGGCAGCCGCTTCTGGTTTGATGTAACGCTACCCTACAGCCTGGAGAAGCGCTCCGAATCCTACGACCTCGACGCTGTAAAGCGCGTGCTCATTGTTGACGATAACGAAAACAATGCGCGCATTTTACAGAAAGTAATGGAGAGCAGGGAAATCGCCTGCAACATTTTCAGCAATGGTCCGGATACCCTAAACCACCTCAAATCAGGTGAGCAAAATTATGACGCCCTCATTTCCGATTATCACATGCCGGGAATGGATGGCATCGAAATGATAAAACAAATCCGGGAAGAGCTGTCCCTTCCGTCCGCTGAACTTCCCATTTTATTGCTGCACAGCGACGCCAACGACGGGTTGATTCACAAGGCCTGCAAACGATACGACATTCAGCTTCAGATGAACAAACCGGTAAGCAGCAAGCAGCTTTACGACGCGCTCGCGCGGCTCCGCACCGGATCTCAAAAGAAAAAAGCTTCAGGCGATCCGCAGCAGCACTGGCAAACAGACCGTATTTACCGCATCCTTATTGCAGACGACAACCGGGCCAACATGGTGCTCGCCCGCGCACTCGTCAAAAAATTTATTCCCAAAGCCCGCATCTCTGAAGCCGTTGACGGCAAAGAAGCTGTGCTCCTGTATCAGGAAGAGCGCCCAGACCTGATTCTGATGGATGTGCAAATGCCCGAGCTAAGCGGGTATGAAGCAACCGAGCGCATCCGCACCAACTATTTGGACGACCAAACCATCATCATCGCCCTCACCGCCGGCGCCATCAAAGGCGAAAAAGAACGCTGCCTCGAAGCCGGCATGAACGACTACCTCAGCAAGCCCATCAATGTCGCAGAGCTTGAGCGACAGCTAAAATATTACCTCGGAAGCCTTCAGCCCCACAACAGCTGATACCCCAGGCTTGCAGAGCAGGCAACTCCGCCATGGTCACCCTGAACCCGGTAAAGCAGACATTTCGGGCTTTCTTTTTTTTTTTGGGGAAAACTCCGTGAACATCAGGAGTTTGGGTGACAGCTTCCGGGTTCCCAAACCAAAGATAAAGGCGTTGCTTTTTTGCAGGTACGCGATGAGTCCACGCGGGTTTTCGCGATCAGGCAGCATTTCCGCAAACGTAACCGGCAATCACCACCAAGCCCAAGCCACACGCAATACCCTTACGCCCAGCATGCTACATCTCGCACCCTTCCCGGCAAAAAAACCAATGCCGGATTAAGTCGAATCAACCCGGCAGTCACGATCCAGCCGGCTCAGCACAACATAGCATCAGGGTTTCAATTACAGCCCCATTTCAAGGTAGTATTTCAAAAAACCGTCCTGTAGGGACACCCTGTGGTTTGAAAATGCCGCCCAGCCCACACACAATCGGGGAATGCCGCAGGCATGATGTGTCTGTCGGAGACACCCGAGCGGGCTTCGTTTTGAAAACATCCGATTTCTGACATGCACCCAAACGCACATAGCTTGCCACCCACAGGGTGCCCCTACAGGGCACGGCAGCACACGACGGAACAAGACGACGGCTTTGATCAGACTAATAGCTCATGAAAAAAAATCTGTCCGGATCCACCAAAATTGCCGCTCAAAGCCCACAAAGAAAAAGCCCTGAAAGGGCGACATACCAAAGCACAGGGTGCCAACCCTGTGACAACGGAACACCCCCCAAAAAAGAGCCCTGAAAGGGCGGCATACCTCCGATACCCGAACAACACACAAAATCAGATTCAGGCAAGGATGGTATGCCGCTCTTTCAGAGCTCATATTATTTGTGGGCCTTTTCCTACCACAGGGTTGACACCCTGGGCTGTGATATGCCGCCCCGATGAGGCTTTCTACCGGTTCATGGGTCTCGAATCACCTCGATACTTTCCAGTATCCACCCAAATCCCAAACCAAGTATCGCCCTGTGTGCGCCGAAATGCGGTAATTTTTTCGTTCATTTAGTTCACTGTTTATTGAACCATTCGAACAAAGTTCCTATATTCAAATATGAACATTACGAAAGACAAATTATCCTTCATTGAGGAGTCCGGGCTGATTATGGAAACCTTCGGACTCACCCGCATGGCCGGGCGTGTTTTTGGCTATCTGATGGTCTGCGATCAGGATGCCGTCTCCTTCGACGACATCCGCGATACGCTGAGTGCGAGCAAGGGCAGCATCAGTGCCACCATGAAGTTGCTCGTGAACACGCACTTCATCGAAGCCGTGAGCCTGCCCGGCGACCGCAAAACGTACTACCGCATCAGCCGGAACCGTCCGGGTGACCTGATTCGCAGCCGCTTCCGGCTGTTCGATGTTTTCGGCGAGCTGCTCGACCGGGCCGAAAACCTGAAATCACGCGACGACGACACCGGCGCCTGGCTCAGAGAAACTGCCGCCTTCTACCGCTGGATTCAGTCCCCCATCGAAGATGCCATCCGAAACTGGGAGCAAAATGCCGATACCATCCGGCAGGCCCGCAAAACCGGTTCAGATGCTGAGCCCGACGGCTGAGCCCTTCCCCATCCCCAAGCCTGCAAAACCATGAAAACCATAGTGCTTATATCCTTCCTGCTCGTTGGCCTGCTGCAAACCGCGGCCGCGCAGGATGTCAATCCCAAAGAAATCATCCGGCAAATGGATGAGACCATGCGTGGTGAATCAAGCTTCGCGGAAATGACCATGACCATCGAGCGTCCGCGCTACACCCGCGAAGTGAGCATCAGGAGCTGGTCGCTCGGCAACACGCACTCCATGATTCTGA
This genomic stretch from Cyclonatronum proteinivorum harbors:
- a CDS encoding PAS domain-containing hybrid sensor histidine kinase/response regulator; translated protein: MPSEAQLRNLCYQVIQKDVVFFDLITRRETMGFGLWHFNGDHSDFWLSPPVQDALEAAGSIRDVIEMRVSQIVSETTYSNRSGPHSPETLLPFEIDLQELINDRISITGLLRKAAIPDTEGEFVFVLFNHLEGYKGAVRTMQQLYRSKKMLDQISQVSRVGGWEIDLVRNRMTWSKVTREIHEVDETFRPTAESIVQFYKEGENRELLRQLSFDAMKYGRSLDHDFQIITTRGREIWIRVIAYSEFRNGKCVRLYGTIQDVDSEKKAALELVESKKQAEAANVAKSEFLANMSHEIRTPLNSIIGFSELLLQSNLDEVQQQYLDSVHNSGVVLLELINDILDFSKIEAGKLELYIEKTDFVEMCEQIADILRFRIAKSNLEFLLNLDGKLPSFVWADAVRLKQVVINLLGNAAKFTEKGEIEFSVKVLEMQTPADGLQTISLRFEVRDTGIGIPSAKQNRIFDAFSQADGSTTRKYGGTGLGLAISNSLLQLMDSRLNLESEEGQGSRFWFDVTLPYSLEKRSESYDLDAVKRVLIVDDNENNARILQKVMESREIACNIFSNGPDTLNHLKSGEQNYDALISDYHMPGMDGIEMIKQIREELSLPSAELPILLLHSDANDGLIHKACKRYDIQLQMNKPVSSKQLYDALARLRTGSQKKKASGDPQQHWQTDRIYRILIADDNRANMVLARALVKKFIPKARISEAVDGKEAVLLYQEERPDLILMDVQMPELSGYEATERIRTNYLDDQTIIIALTAGAIKGEKERCLEAGMNDYLSKPINVAELERQLKYYLGSLQPHNS
- a CDS encoding GbsR/MarR family transcriptional regulator, translating into MNITKDKLSFIEESGLIMETFGLTRMAGRVFGYLMVCDQDAVSFDDIRDTLSASKGSISATMKLLVNTHFIEAVSLPGDRKTYYRISRNRPGDLIRSRFRLFDVFGELLDRAENLKSRDDDTGAWLRETAAFYRWIQSPIEDAIRNWEQNADTIRQARKTGSDAEPDG